The genomic stretch CCCACCGCTACGCGCTCGACCACCCAGGCGAGGTGGAGCGGCTGGTGGTCATGGACATCATCCCGACAAGGGAGATGTGGCGCAGGTTCGACATGACGACCGGCCTGGCGTCAGGCACCTGGCACTGGACGTTCCACCTGCAGCCCGATCTGCCGGAGCGGCTGGCGGGCCAGGACGTGCGCGGCTACTTGGGCTATTTCTTCGAGAAATGGACGGTGCAGCGGTCGCGGCTGGAGGTCGAGGAGTACGTGCGCGCGTTCGAGCAACCGGGCGCGCTGCGGGCCGGGTTCGAGGACTACCGGGCCTCGTTCCCGTACGACGCCGAGCACGACGACGCCGACTACAACGCGGGCCGGCGGCTGGAGATGCCGGTCCTCGCGCTCTGGGGCGCCGCCGGGCTGCCGAGCAGGGTGCCGGTGCTGGACATCTGGCGGGATTACGCCCTCGACGTGCGAGGAGCCGAAATCCCCGAGTGCGGGCACTTCCTGGCCGAGGAGCAGCCGGACGCGGTGCTCGCACACCTGTGGAACTTCCTCCTGCCCCGCTGATCACCAGCGGCGGGCCTGCGCCATCGCCCCGAGGTAGGCGTCGCGCTCCACCGCGAACCTGGCCGGGTCCATGCCCTGCCGTTCGGCCCGCAGGTGCAGCATGGTCAGCTCGGTCGCCGCCTGCTGGTAGTCGCTCATGGCCCGGCCGAGCCCGACTCCCCTGGCCCATTTGCGGGCCGCCTTGCGCGCCGACAACGTGCTGAGCATCCGGACGTCCTGGTCGGTGACGAGCCCGGTCTGCTGGTAGCCGGGCAGGTAGACGCTCATCTTGCCGACGAACTGCCGGCGTTCGACGACGGTCACGACGATGAGCAGGACGAGCGCCGCCATGATCACCAGGTACGCCATGCCCAGCCAGGCCAGCGAGCCCGTGGTGGCCGAGCCGTTCCAGAGCGCGTGCAGGAAGACCGCGCCGAGATAGCCGAGCGGGATCGCGGCGAGCCTGGCGGGCGAGCGGCGCGTCAGCGCGTAGGCGACGCCGAGTCCGATCATCGAGGTGTAGACGGGGTGACCGAGGGGGTCGATCAGGCCGCGCAACACGAACAGCTGGATCGCGCCGCTGACGCCGTCCTCACCGAACGCGAGCAGGTAGTAGCCGACGTTTTCGACGGCGGCGAAGCCGAGGCCGGCCATGGAGGCGTACACGATGCCGTCGGTCAGGCCGTCGATCTCGTGCCTCCTGCGCAGGAGCAGCAGCAGTGCCGAGCCTTTGAGCGCCTCCTCGACCACGGGGGCGAGCAGGACGGTGCCCACGTTCTCGACGACCGCGGCGCCGTACCCCGCCCTGACGAACAACTCCTGGCCGAGGAGCGTGAACCCCACGGCCACCACGACGGCCACCCCTGCGCCCCACGCGAACGCGAACGCCA from Nonomuraea polychroma encodes the following:
- a CDS encoding PrsW family intramembrane metalloprotease; protein product: MTAPLLAQRPSKALLIGLVVSGILALLVLGIMLLSGGPLGFGLSALLAVAPLPVLLAAVLSLDRLEPEPKLHLAFAFAWGAGVAVVVAVGFTLLGQELFVRAGYGAAVVENVGTVLLAPVVEEALKGSALLLLLRRRHEIDGLTDGIVYASMAGLGFAAVENVGYYLLAFGEDGVSGAIQLFVLRGLIDPLGHPVYTSMIGLGVAYALTRRSPARLAAIPLGYLGAVFLHALWNGSATTGSLAWLGMAYLVIMAALVLLIVVTVVERRQFVGKMSVYLPGYQQTGLVTDQDVRMLSTLSARKAARKWARGVGLGRAMSDYQQAATELTMLHLRAERQGMDPARFAVERDAYLGAMAQARRW
- a CDS encoding alpha/beta fold hydrolase, whose amino-acid sequence is MTEPTIESRMADLDGLRMHYVIAGEGPLLVLLHGWPQSSYCWRRLIPALAGRFTVVAPDLRGYGRTDKPVAGYDKRTMAADIRALARSLGHSTLVLAGHDRGARVAHRYALDHPGEVERLVVMDIIPTREMWRRFDMTTGLASGTWHWTFHLQPDLPERLAGQDVRGYLGYFFEKWTVQRSRLEVEEYVRAFEQPGALRAGFEDYRASFPYDAEHDDADYNAGRRLEMPVLALWGAAGLPSRVPVLDIWRDYALDVRGAEIPECGHFLAEEQPDAVLAHLWNFLLPR